Proteins encoded together in one Carya illinoinensis cultivar Pawnee chromosome 3, C.illinoinensisPawnee_v1, whole genome shotgun sequence window:
- the LOC122302880 gene encoding polcalcin Bet v 4 has translation MADEPQVVAERERIFKHFDANGDGKVSAAELGDALNKIGSVTTDDVKHMMSEIDTDGDGFISYKEFMAFASANPDTLKKVAKIF, from the coding sequence ATGGCTGATGAACCACAGGTCGTTGCTGAACGTGAGCGCATTTTCAAGCACTTTGACGCCAATGGTGATGGCAAAGTCTCTGCGGCGGAGCTTGGGGATGCCTTGAACAAAATTGGCTCGGTCACAACTGATGATGTGAAACATATGATGTCCGAGATTGACACTGATGGTGATGGGTTCATTTCGTACAAAGAATTCATGGCCTTTGCCAGTGCCAATCCTGATACGCTGAAGAAAGTTGccaagatattttaa